The nucleotide window GGCACCGGCCTCAACCTGACCGCCGCCAACCACGTCGTGCACGTCGACCGCTGGTGGAACCCGGCGACCGAGACCCAGGCGACCGACCGGGCGTTCCGCATCGGCCAGGACCGCGACGTCCAGGTGCACACCCTCGTCTGCCTCGGCACCCTCGAGGAACGCATCGACCGCCTGATCACGGACAAGGGCGTACTGGCGGAACGCGTCGTCGGCAACGGCGAGGGCTGGCTGACCGCCCTGAGCACCGACGACCTGCGCGCCCTGCTGGCCCTGGAACCGGAGGCCGTAGTTGACTGACAGACTCTCGGCCCCGTTCATCGCCATGTTCGAATCCCTGCGCATGGCACCGACCTTCGCCCGCGGCCGCCGCGACGCCCGGGCCGGCCACGTGCGCCACCTGACCATCTCCGGCAGCCTGGTGACGGCCCAGGTCAGGGGCCCGGACGACCCGACGGCGTTCCGCTCCCGCATCGCGGTCCGCGCGTTCGGCGCCGCCGAATGGTCCCGCGTCGAGGACGACCTGGCGGCCCAGGCCCGCTACGCGGCCGACCTGCTGGCGGGCCGCATGCCGGCGGACATCGAGCAGGTGTTCGCCCGGGCCGGGTTGACACTGCTGCCGCTGTCACTGGACGAGGTGGCACTGGACTGCACCTGCGAACGCTGGCCGATGCCCTGCGCCCACCTCGCCGCAACCTGCTACGCCCTGGCCACCTCCTTCGAGACAGACCCGTTCGGCGCCTTCGCCTGGCGCGGCCGCTCCCGCGACGAACTACTGACCCGCCTCAGCCAACTCCGCGGCGCCACAGCACACGCCCCACCACCACCCTCGCGACAACCCCCGGACGACGACCTCGGCGACCTCACCACCTTCTGGGGCAACCCACCCACCACCCACCCAGCCACCGCCCCGATCCCGGCGACCGCAGGAGCTGCCGCTGGCTCTGTCGCCGAGGCGGCGAGCGTGGGAGCTGTTGGTGGGCCGGGCGTCGGGGGTGCTGTCGCCCGTTCCGCTGCCGAGGCGGGCCCGAGGGCCGTGGGAACCCTCGGATGGGTGGAGGTAGCCACACCGCCGCCCGACGTCGGGCGTGCGGATCTTCTGCTTGATCAGTTCGATCCGCCGCCGCTGCGAGCGGGCGGGGTTCCGCTGATCGAGGCCCTGCGCCCGGCCTATCGCGCTCTTCCTCCGCAGGTCTGAGCCCGGGGGACGCGCCCCTGTCATCTACGGGATTGCCCCACGCGGTGGGGCCGCGGGAGCCTTGGATGGGTGGAAGTAGTCGCGCCGTCGGTCGACGCTGGGCCCAGACTTTCTGCTTGATCAGTTCGATCTGCTGCTGCTGCTGCTGCTGCTGCTGCTGCTGCGAGTGGGCGGGGTTCCGCTGATCGAACCTCTCCGCCCGTCCATCGCGCTCCTCTTCCGCACGTCTGAGCTCGTGTGGTGCGACTCCCTGTCGCCGATGGGATGCCCCACGCGTTCGCGGCGCGGGACTCTCCCGAGGGCCGCCGCCGTCTCGGACCAGGACCTTGGCAAATTGAGGCGGCGTCGACCGGGCGTGTCAGAGCGGAGATACCTAGGCAAAGTCTGGCCATGAGTCGCGGTTCTCGATCATCCCGGCAGGTCCGAGCGGTTCTGTCGATCGTCTCGGCGGGGCTGGGTGGTTCTGTCGATCGTCTCGGCGGGGCTGGGTGGTTCTGTCGATCGTTCCGGCGGGGCTGGGCGGGTCTCTCGATCCTCCCGGCAGGTCCGGGGGTCTCTCGATCCTCGCGGCAATGCCAGAGCAGCGGTGTCGCACTCCGACGGTGTGGACGGCGGGGGATCAACGGCCCGGATGCCCGTGGTCCGAGGCCGGGTGGAAATCGCATCGTGAACGACCACTAGGCCATCCACCTCCTGCCCAACCGCCACGCGGGCTGTCCGGCTGATCTTGTCGGTGACGGCCGCCGCGCAGTGCGGTCCTACTCCCGGTCCAGGCGGTAGGTGTAGAAGTAGCCGCTGGACCCGACACCTTGCATTTCGGCGCGGATGGCGGCGACCAGGCCGATCGCCCGGCTCGTGGCGAGTTGTCGGAGACGGTCCCGCGCCGGCCAGTCGTCGAGTCGCTCTGTGCGCCCCTCGCGGGTGTCGATGATCGTGCCGTCGCGCTCGGTCCAGCTCAGCAGCGGCGAGTCCGCGGAGGTCGATCCTTGCGTGACTCCGATCAGGAGCGCGCGTAGCGCGGTGAACCGGATGTGCACCAGATCCGACACGTACAGGTCGATCTCCTCCTCCACGGCACGCTCGATGTGCCACCTGTCCCGTTCGAGCTGCGGGCGCTCCGGCGTCATGTCGGCGAGAGCAGCGAGCAACGCATAGGTCCATTCGACGATGGCGCCATAAATCGGCGCGCGTCGCTCGCGCAATTCCTGCCCGTGAGACCGTTCTCGTAAAGCCTGTTCCTGTTGATGGACGAGCGCAAGCTGCGAATCCAAGGTCGCCCTCGTGTTTTCGCGTTGTGTCTTAAGTGAGGTAATGGTGGTCAATGCGTTTACTCCGACGGTAAGCGCGGCGACACCGACGGAGGAAAGGGCGGCGACGAGCGGAGCATCCATCGGAACATGCTGCCATCGGTTCCGCACCACACGCCGAACCGCGCGCGTGCCCACCCATCCTCGATGCCGGCGCGTCGCCGACCAGGTTCCCGCCGCGACCACGTGCTCGCCGGCCTCGTTATCCAGGTCGCGCGGCGGAAGGGCCAGCAGGGCAGTAGGGCCGGCACGGCAGTAGGGCCGGCACGGCAGTAGGGCCGGCACGGCAGTAGGGCCGGCACGGCAGCAGGGCCGGCGCAGCCGCAGGGCCGGCACGGCCGACGCCGGCGAGGGACGGATCCCGACACGGCGCGGGTCGATCCGCCCGCGCCCGGTTGCCGGTGCGGTTCCGACAGGCCCCTTCGGTGGTACGAGGTTGTCGGCTGGCGCGCTTCGCAGGGGCACACCGCTCGCGGGTAGGGCTGCGGGTGCCGGTCGGGCGTGGCTCAGGTAGGTGCAGGAGCCGTGGCCGGGGTCTGTCGGCGGGTCCGGCCTGGCTTGTGGTTTCGTCTGGCGACGGCGTCTGGGCGGGCTCCTCCTGGCCGTCCGTCTCGCATTGCCGATGTGCTGTGGCGGGCTTCATCGGGTCAGGGGTCTTGTCTGGCTGGTGTGTTGTGGCGGGTTTCGGCTGGTCAGTGGACTTCTCTGGCGGGTGTGTCTCGGCCGGGTTCGGCTGGTCAGGGGTCTTGTTTGGTTGTTGTGTTGTGGCGGGTTTCGGCTGGTCAGTGGACTTCTCTGGCGGGTGTGTCTCGGCCGGGTTCGGCTGGTCAGGGGTCTTGTTTGGTTGTTGTGCTGTGGCGGGTTTCGGCTGGTCAGCGGACTTCTCTGGCTGGTGTGTCTTGGCAGGTTTCATCTGGCCAGCGGCCGTGCCTGGCGGGTGTGTCTCGGCTTGTTCCGTGTGCTCGGTGGCTTCGTCCGGCCGGTGGGTCTCGGCCGGTTCGGTCTGGTCGGTGACGGTGTCTGGGTGGTGTGCCGTGGCGGGTTCGGCCTGGTCTGTGGGTGTGGTGCGCTGCTGGCGGCGTCGCAGCGGCGGCGGATCGTGGTGGGTCGAGATGGTGTGGTTCGGCGTCGGGTGTGGTGTCTGTTCGGTGTGGAGGGGCCGGGCCGACGGCGGGGTTGTGGTGCGTGGCGTGGCAGGGTTTGGCGTGGGGTGTTCGCCGGGTCGGTGGCGTAGTTGGCGTAGGCGGCGGGCGTGGCGTTGTGTCAGGCCCCAGGTGCGGTGTCGTTCGTGGTCGCGGCGGAACTGGTCGCGTTCGGGGGAGTAGTTGCGGGATGCGGTGCGGTCGCGCATGGCGGCCAATTCGCCGCGACTGAAGAATTGAAGCTGCCGCTGCATGTATTCATTATCTCGGGCCGGCTGACAGTTTTCCCTCCCCGACCAATGTAGATCATGCCAATTTATCGAGGCCTGACGCTGACGACGGAAATGCTTGCCTATCTAAATCGGTCCGCAACTAAGCGAGCATAAAAGCAGCCAGCTCATGGCCCTGACTTCGCGCGCGTGCTCGCCCGGCTGTCACCGCGGGGCGCCCGCAGGCTTGTCCTCGTCGCGGGACTTCGCCGGCCGGCTGGTGGTCGATGTCGAGGCGCTGGCGGATCTCCGGCCGCGGCAGGAACGAGTGGTGGACGACCACGGACGTGCCGCACGACGGTCCGCTTCCTCATGAGTGGGGTTGGGATCGATCTTCACCGAACCTGCACAGGAGCCACACCATCGCCGCGACCGGCTGTGGTTGGCTGCGGCGATGAGTCGGTCGAGAGCTGTGGCGCGCCAGATCTCCTACCTTGACGAGGCCGCCGCGAGTGATGTCGGGCGGCGGTACAAGGGGCGGCTGCTGGGGGAGTTGCGGATCGGGTCGGGGCACGTCGTGCTCGATGTGGGCTGCGGGCCCGGCACCGACCTTTCCGCCATGGTCGCGGCGGCCGGGCCGGACGGCAGAGTGATCGGCGTGGACCGGGACGCCGGGATGCGTGAAGTGGCCCGGCGGCGAACCCGCGCGGAGCCGGGCGTCGAGATTCTGGCCGGTGACGCGCACGCACTGCCGCTCGGGCCGGCGAGCGTCGACCGGGCCCGCGTCGACCGGGTGTTGCAACACGTGGACGATCCGGCGGCGGCCGTGGCCGAGCTGCGGCGGGTGCTTCGACGCGGAGGTCGCGTCGCGCTGGCCGAGCCGGACTGGGACACCCTGGCCATCGACGCCACCGACGTCGCGACCAGCCGGGCCTTCACCCGCTTCGTCACCGGCCACGTGGTTCGCAACGCCGGCATCGGCCGCAGCTTGGGCCGGCTGCTGCACGACGCCGGGTTCATCGTGGAGTCCGTCGACGCCACCGTCGCCCTGTTCCGCGACTATCGCAGCGCCGAGGCCATTCTGCGCATGTCTGCGGTCGCCGAGCGGGCCTGGCGGGCCGGTCACCTCGACGAGGACAGGGCCCGAGCCTGGCTGTCCGGGCTGACCGCCGGCCCGTTCCTGGCCGGATTCACCTTCATCACGGCAATCGGCCGCATCCCGCCCTCGGCCATGAGTGGGGTGGGGCGGGCGGGGGTTCACCAGGCGATCGGGGCGTAGTCCTTCAGGAAGATGCCGTACAGGTCCTCGCCCTGTTCGCCGCGGACGATCGGGTCGTAGACGCGGGCCGCGCCGTCGACCAGGTCCAGCGGGGCGTGGAAGCCCTCTTCGGCCAGGCGCATCTTTGTCGGGTGGGGGCGTTCGTCGGTGATCCAGCCGGTGTCCACGCTGGTCATCAGGATGCCGTCGGCGAACATGTCGTCGGCGCTGGTGCGGGTCAGCATGTTCAGGGCGGCCTTCGCCATGTTGGTGTGCGGGTGGCCGGCGCCCTTGTAGCCGCGGGCGAACACGCCCTCCATGGCGGACACGTTCACCACGTAGCGGCGCGGGTGCGGCGACGCCGTCATCGCCGCGCGGAGGCGGCTGACCAGGACGAACGGGGCCGTCACGTTGCAGAGTTGCACCTCGAGCAGTTCCAGGGCGTCGACCTCGTGGACGCGGTCGCTCCAGCTGTTCGTCGGTGCCAGGTCCGGGACCAGACCGCCCGCGTCGATCGCCGTCAGGGCGGCGATCCGTTCCGGGGTGGCCGAGCCGCCGGTCAGCGCCAGCGCCGTCAGCGCGTGCGGGCTGAAGCTCGAGCCGTCGGTCAGGGCCGCCGGGTGTGCGGGGGAGGCGTGGCCGCCGAGGTACTCCAGCTCCGGAAGCGGGCCGTCCGGCAGCGGCGCCGACTCCGCCGACACCAGCGCCGAGTAGGAGCCGGGCGAGCGCCGTACCGTCTGGGCCGCGTTGTTGATCAGGATGTCCAGCGGGCCGCGGGCCGCGACCGAGTCGGCCAGGGCGACCACCTGGGCGGGGTCGCGCAGGTCGATGCCGACGACCCGCAGCCGGTGCAGCCAGTCCGCGCTGTCGGGCATCGCGGCGAAGCGTCGCACGGCGTCGTTCGGGAACCGCGTGGTGATGGTGGTGTGCGCGCCGTCGCGCAGCAGGCGCAGCGCGATGTACATGCCGATCTTCGCGCGGCCGCCGGTGAGCAGCGCGTGCCGGCCGGTCAGGTCCGTCCTGGCGTCGCGGTGGCTGTGGTTCTTCGCCGCGCAGGAGGGGCAGAGCTGGTGGTAGAACGCGTCGACCTGCACGTAGCGCTGCTTACAGATGTAGCAGCCGCGCGGCTGCTTGAGGATGCCGGCGGTCGGTGCCGTCGTCGCGGTGGAGAGCGGGACGCCCGCGGTCTCGTCGTCGATCCGGCTGGGCGCGCCGGTCGCGGTCGCGGCGGTCACCGCGCGGTCGTTGGCGAGGATCGCGTCGCGACGGTCCTTGCGGCGGCGCAGCTTCACCGACTTGAAGAGGCCGGCTGTCGCCCGCCGCAGTGCGACCGCGTCCGGATGTTCGGGGTCGAGCTCCTCGGCCTCGGCGATGATGGCGAGGCACAGGGCGAGGCGCTCGGGATCGATGCTCGTGGCGTGGTTCACGTCCGGCGGCGCGGCCTCGGCGTGGCCGTCGGGCGCGGCGCACTCGTCAATTGTCGCGGTCATGCTCATCCCGTCCCGGTAGAACCCCAACTCTTCCCGGGGGCACTGTACTGACTGCGCTGGGCGCACGACGGATCCGTGCTGCCCGGTTGGCCACGATAGCCGCAAGAAGGCCATAACGGCCACCGGGCCGCTCAGC belongs to Amorphoplanes digitatis and includes:
- a CDS encoding SDR family oxidoreductase, with the translated sequence MTATIDECAAPDGHAEAAPPDVNHATSIDPERLALCLAIIAEAEELDPEHPDAVALRRATAGLFKSVKLRRRKDRRDAILANDRAVTAATATGAPSRIDDETAGVPLSTATTAPTAGILKQPRGCYICKQRYVQVDAFYHQLCPSCAAKNHSHRDARTDLTGRHALLTGGRAKIGMYIALRLLRDGAHTTITTRFPNDAVRRFAAMPDSADWLHRLRVVGIDLRDPAQVVALADSVAARGPLDILINNAAQTVRRSPGSYSALVSAESAPLPDGPLPELEYLGGHASPAHPAALTDGSSFSPHALTALALTGGSATPERIAALTAIDAGGLVPDLAPTNSWSDRVHEVDALELLEVQLCNVTAPFVLVSRLRAAMTASPHPRRYVVNVSAMEGVFARGYKGAGHPHTNMAKAALNMLTRTSADDMFADGILMTSVDTGWITDERPHPTKMRLAEEGFHAPLDLVDGAARVYDPIVRGEQGEDLYGIFLKDYAPIAW
- a CDS encoding methyltransferase domain-containing protein, coding for MSRSRAVARQISYLDEAAASDVGRRYKGRLLGELRIGSGHVVLDVGCGPGTDLSAMVAAAGPDGRVIGVDRDAGMREVARRRTRAEPGVEILAGDAHALPLGPASVDRARVDRVLQHVDDPAAAVAELRRVLRRGGRVALAEPDWDTLAIDATDVATSRAFTRFVTGHVVRNAGIGRSLGRLLHDAGFIVESVDATVALFRDYRSAEAILRMSAVAERAWRAGHLDEDRARAWLSGLTAGPFLAGFTFITAIGRIPPSAMSGVGRAGVHQAIGA
- a CDS encoding SWIM zinc finger family protein, encoding MTDRLSAPFIAMFESLRMAPTFARGRRDARAGHVRHLTISGSLVTAQVRGPDDPTAFRSRIAVRAFGAAEWSRVEDDLAAQARYAADLLAGRMPADIEQVFARAGLTLLPLSLDEVALDCTCERWPMPCAHLAATCYALATSFETDPFGAFAWRGRSRDELLTRLSQLRGATAHAPPPPSRQPPDDDLGDLTTFWGNPPTTHPATAPIPATAGAAAGSVAEAASVGAVGGPGVGGAVARSAAEAGPRAVGTLGWVEVATPPPDVGRADLLLDQFDPPPLRAGGVPLIEALRPAYRALPPQV